From Dryobates pubescens isolate bDryPub1 chromosome 22, bDryPub1.pri, whole genome shotgun sequence, the proteins below share one genomic window:
- the LOC104297524 gene encoding dispanin subfamily A member 2b has protein sequence MMERSRAPGAPLPPYEPLSEGLDMEGLPRSTVVMVEPSPVPPPRDHFAWSLCTMLYGNICCLGFMALVFSVKSRDRKVLRDYSGALSYGTTSKYLNITALLLNIFFVILLIVLIASGTIVVAGFINQEQRLFDGAA, from the exons ATGATGGAGCGGAGCCGGGCGCCCGGAGCGCCGCTGCCACCCTACGAGCCGCTGTCCGAGGGGCTGGATATGGAGGGTCTGCCGCGGAGCACGGTGGTGATGGTGGAGCCCTCGCCGGTGCCCCCACCCCGCGACCACTTCGCCTGGTCCCTCTGCACGATGCTCTACGGGAACAtctgctgcctgggcttcaTGGCCCTCGTCTTCTCCGTGaag tCCAGGGACCGCAAAGTCCTCAGAGACTACAGCGGAGCCCTCAGCTACGGCACCACCTCCAAGTACCTGAacatcactgccctgctgctcaacATCTTCTTCGTCATCCTCCTCATCGTCCTGATCGCCAGCGGCACCATCGTGGTGGCCGGTTTCATCAACCAGGAGCAGCGCCTCTTCGATGGCGCCGCTTAG
- the B4GALNT4 gene encoding N-acetyl-beta-glucosaminyl-glycoprotein 4-beta-N-acetylgalactosaminyltransferase 1 → MPRLPVKKLRKQLKLLLLLVLLTFAVWFTYLHISLVRQGRALRLPFAYGRDGERLGEGTDPGRRLGAAQTSAQQRKAEDSSESHEEELMSDGQDLGSWVPGGQRWHRAPPRPKLNLTKQALPWHEQYKGKANLHVFEDWCGGAVRHLRKNLHFPLYPHSRTTVRKLAVSPKWKNYGLRVFGYIHPFKDGDFQFSVASDDNSEFWLSSDESPSNCRLAAFVGKLGTEWTAPGEFTKFSSQVSKPLRLLSSRRYYFELLHKQDDRGSDHVEVGWRVFLPSLKFEVIDSSYISLYTDESSLKMNHVEHIPQTLASHSGSYLWEAQQDEHGADMLKADPRDTFFLTPAIEASRLEDVLVPCAYSPTYVVKDFPIARYQGLQFVYLSFVYPNDFTRLTHMEMENKCFYRESPLYLEKFGFYKYMKMDEEEEDPRQRAFLFLNADNFLEDDEEEEGVDSPEPTAPPPEAKEKSLGPVPGGKGQEAALLPGDYGDDLDYYSFRRKQGQAQGKGGTAGQLGSWGTPHQASTSPAATPGGEEDAGPAGKAVPGRRLRWVPQDPSEGEEDELGLLVTSKQAETLSLQPQLSVPIFGGKAKTLPPSKAAAAREDRKAQEKVYVTRLQPGKRKAPGREPAFPGIFLYPKPLKKVHLRSRSPQKHPITSSKLHAVPGRRSPWLLSDVSKERDAAGRRDARAGGRKWDRLSKLGTKQRALPNLLALGTEGLFSREAQEDTTPAPGRTAATTDYNSSEASRSEGTQVTSFLKMSETTTSQQEEGKGQEEEEEEEEEEVSDYSYEAGELQQSWLEDSINWQRTFSVSSVDFELLRSDWNDLRCNVSGNLQLGEGEVVEVVAQYMEKLNEKNGGIYTLLRIINVEKRRDTARGNRYLLELELSERGQRTLRLSEYVYVLLRQPRQDHSAQPNPEGLAAGPTEPQPSPWSLLYGKPILCRPLRLSWRQDVMVHFVVPVKNQARWVQQFISDMAHLYEATKDANFNVILVDFDSEDMDVEKALQDAHLPRYQYLRRTGNFERSAGLQAGVDTVEDGHSIVFLCDLHIHFPPNMLDSIRKHCVEGKLAFAPIVMRLGCGSSPREPNGYWEVNGFGLFGIYKSDFDRVGGMNTEEFRDRWGGEDWELLDRVLQSGLEVERLRLRNFYHYYHSKRGMWNARSKKPPRE, encoded by the exons ATGCCGCGGCTCCCGGTGAAGAAGCTCCggaagcagctgaagctgctgctgctgctggtgctgctcacctTCGCCGTCTGGTTCACCTACCTCCACATCAGCCTGGTGCGCCAGGGCCGCGCCCTGCGCCTCCCTTTCGCCTACGGCAGAG atggtgagaggctgggggaggggacagaCCCCGGCCGGCGGCTGGGGGCCGCCCAGACCTCGGCGCAgcagaggaaggctgaggacTCCAGCGAGAGCCACGAGGAGGAGCTGATG AGCGATGGGCAGGACCTGGGCAGCTGGGTGCCCGGAGGCCAGCGGTGGCACCGAGCCCCCCCGCGCCCCAAGCTCAACCTGACCaagcaggctctgccctggcacgAGCAg TACAAAGGGAAAGCGAACCTGCATGTCTTTGAAGACTGGTGTGGAGGGGCTGTGAGGCACCTGAGGAAGAACCTCCACTTCCCACTCTATCCCCAC AGCCGCACCACGGTGAGGAAGCTGGCCGTGTCACCCAAGTGGAAGAACTACGGGCTGAGGGTTTTTGGCTACATCCACCCCTTCAAGGACG gggACTTCCAGTTCTCTGTGGCGTCTGATGACAACTCCGAGTTCTGGCTCAGCTCTGATGAGAGTCCCTCCAactgcaggctggctgccttCGTGGGCAAG ctgggcaccgagtggacagcaccaggggagttCACCAAGTTCAGCTCTCAGGTCTCCAAACCTCTGCG CCTCCTGTCCTCCCGGCGCTACTACTTCGAGCTGCTGCACAAACAAGATGACCGAGGCTCCGACCACGTGGAAGTTGGA TGGAGAGttttcctgcccagcctgaagTTTGAAGTGATTGACTCCTCCTACATCTCCCTCTACACCG ATGAGTCCTCCCTGAAGATGAACCACGTGGAGCACATCCCACAGACCCTGGCCAGCCACAGTGGCAGCTACCTCTGGGAGGCTCAGCAAGATGAGCATGGGGCTGACATGCTGAAGGCTGaccccagggacaccttcttCCTCA CCCCTGCCATCGAGGCCTCCCGCCTGGAGGACGTGCTGGTGCCCTGTGCCTACAGCCCGACCTACGTGGTCAAGGACTTCCCCATCGCCCGCTACCAGGGCCTGCAGTTT GTCTACCTCTCGTTCGTGTACCCCAATGACTTCACTCGCCTCACCCACATGGAGATGGAGAACAAATGCTTCTACAGGGAGTCCCCTCTCTACCTGGAGAA gtTTGGCTTTTACAAGTACATGAAGatggatgaggaggaggaggaccctCGCCAGCGAGCGTTCCTCTTCCTCAACGCAGACA ATTTCCTGGAGGatgatgaggaggaagaaggagtgGACAGCCCTGAGCCCACAGCCCCACCTCCTGAAGCCAAGGAGAAGAGCCTGGGGCCAGTCCCTGGAGGGAAGGGGcaagaggcagctctgctgcccggGGACTACGGGGACGACCTGGACTATTACAGCTTCCGCCGAaagcagggccaggcccaggggaaggggggcacagctgggcagctgggcagctggggcacaCCCCACCAGGCCAGtaccagcccagcagccacccctggtggtgaggaggacgctggccctgcagggaaggcggTCCCTGGGCGGAGGCTCAGGTGGGTACCGCAGGATCCCAGCGAGGGTGAGGAGGATGAGTTGGGGCTTCTGGTGACCTCGAAGCAGGCAGAGACCCTgagcctccagccccagctctctgttcCCATCTTTGGGGGCAAAGCCAAGACGCTGCctcccagcaaggctgcagcagccagggaggacaGAAAGGCCCAGGAGAAGGTCTACGTCACCAGGCTGCAGCCGGGGAAGCGCAAAGCCCCGGGCCGGGAGCCAGCGTTCCCTGGCATCTTCCTTTACCCAAAGCCTCTGAAGAAAGTCCACCTGCGCTCCAGGAGCCCCCAGAAGCATCCCATCACCTCCAGCAAGCTCCATGCCGTCCCTGGCCGCCGCTCCCCCTGGCTCTTGAGCGACGTCTCCAAGGAGAGGGACGCTGCCGGGCGGAGGGATGCCCGCGCGGGCGGCAGGAAGTGGGATCGGCTGTCCAAGCTGGGGACCAAGCAGCGGGCGCTGCCCAACCTCCTGGCCCTCGGCACCGAAGGGCTCTTCAGCAGGGAGGCCCAGGAGGACacaacccctgccccaggcaggacagcagccacCACCGACTACAACTCCTCTGAGGCCTCCCGCTCGGAGGGGACGCAGGTGACCTCCTTCCTGAAGATGTCAGAAACGACGACgtcccagcaggaggagggaaagggccaggaggaagaggaggaggaggaggaggaagaggtgtCAGACTACAGCTacgaggctggggagctgcagcagagctggctggaggacTCCATCAACTGGCAGAGGACGTTCAGCGTCAGCTCGGTGGACTTCGAGCTGCTGCGCTCGGACTGGAACGATCTGCGCTGCAACGTCTCCGGCAACCTGCAGCTGGGCGAGggcgaggtggtggaggtggtggcacAGTACATGGAGAAGCTCAACGAGAAGAACGGAGG CATCTACACCCTGCTGAGGATCATCAACGTGGAGAAGCGCCGGGACACGGCGCGGGGGAACCGctacctgctggagctggagctgtcgGAGCGCGGGCAGCGCACGCTGCGCCTCTCCGAGTACGTCTACGTGCTGCTGCGCCAGCCCCGGCAGGACCACAGCGCCCAGCCCAACCCCGAGGGCCTGGCCGCGGGCCCCAccgagccccagcccagcccctggagcctcctctacGGAAAGCCCATCCTGTGCCGGCCCCTGCGGCTCAGCTGGCGGCAGGACGTCATGGTGCACTTCGTGGTGCCCG TGAAGAACCAGGCCCGCTGGGTCCAGCAGTTCATCTCGGACATGGCTCACCTGTATGAGGCTACCAAGGATGCCAACTTCAATGTCATCCTGGTGGACTTCGACAGCGAGGACATGGACGTGGAGAAGGCCCTGCAGGATGCCCACCTGCCTCG ctacCAGTACCTGCGGCGCACAGGGAACTTCGAGCGCTCCGCCGGGCTGCAGGCCGGCGTGGACACGGTGGAG GACGGGCACAGCATCGtcttcctctgtgacctgcacaTCCACTTCCCCCCCAACATGCTGGACAGCATCCGGAAGCACTGCGTGGAGGGCAAGCTGGCGTTCGCCCCCATCGTCATGCGGCTGGGCTGCGGCAGCTCCCCCCGAGAGCCCAACG GCTACTGGGAGGTGAACGGCTTCGGTCTCTTCGGCATCTACAAGTCAGACTTCGACCGCGTGGGAGGGATGAACACGGAGGAGTTCAGAGACCGCTGGGGCGGGGaggactgggagctgctggacag ggtgctgcagagcgGGCTGGAGGTGGAGCGGCTGCGCCTCAGGAACTTTTACCACTACTACCACTCCAAGCGGGGCATGTGGAACGCCCGCAGCAAGAAGCCCCCCCGGGAGTAG
- the PKP3 gene encoding plakophilin-3, with translation MQETNTFLLSALQPEAGVCSLALPSDRQLDGRSRETAEAQRLRSARVQEQVRIRMMLRGQAATRPDGPDHVDGDRGGRTPADPPGKRGQYSTALRSSFSSRSQSNGLEPKASLYQPLPKKDFGTLKGSGWSSRSAVDLTPHKRLATVSNGGLAKGRGYGTGYAVPQAANASPRPSSFHERAFRPRQPLDTLSLRSLRLADGPLQPPALADDRYSVISEQLDSLGHRSLYKSQGNGGFSRSYTFERQLSAGSAAKAPSEWLEGSEGTQSRTIRAPAMRTLQRFQSNNRSRLSTGSFGSIQAASQAPMGSSYMGMVEHSSRAPSVRSLAESSHHLQDQRAMEMYNGHSTLLSHQSGGFDDIDLPSAVKYLIASDPNLQVLGAAYLQHKCYSDSNAKKQARSLQAMPKLVKLFNSPNQEVQRHATGAMRNLIYDNAENKLALVEENGIYELMRTLREPDDELRKNVTGILWNLSSSDNLKDRLARDTLEQLTDLVLVPLSGLGGSGVIQQNPSEAEIFYNSTGFLRNLSSASQQTRQKMRECHGLVDSMIHYVNSSLEVGKSEDKSVENAVCVLRNLSYRLYDEMPPSSLQRLEGHRRNQSGTVTGELVGCFSPQSKKAREHYLNADIVTFTEVSKDPKGMEWLWNPQIVGIYNRLLQRCELNKHTTEAASGALQNITAGDRRWAGVLSRLALEQERILNPVLDRVRTADHHQLRSLTGLIRNLSRHARNKDEMSTKVVSHLVEKLPGSVGDKAPPADVVVNIIAVLNNLVVESPMAARDIVYFDGLRKLFYIKKRRDSSDHEKSSRAAASLLGNMWQYTKLHRDFKMKGYRKEDFLGL, from the exons ATGCAGGAGACTAACACCTTCTTGCTGTCGGCCCTGCAGCCCGAGGCCGGCGTCTGCTCGCTGGCCTTGCCCTCGGACCGGCAGCTGGACGGCAGGAGCCGGGAGACGGCGGAGGCCCAGCGCCTGCGCAGCGCCCGCGTCCAGGAGCAGGTCCGCATCCGCATGATGCTGAGGGGGCAAGCGGCCACCCGCCCCGACGGCCCCGACCACGTTGATGGCGACAGAGGTGGGAGAACCCCCGCGGACCCCCCGGGCAAAC GCGGTCAGTACAGCACGGCCCTGcgctcctccttcagctcccgCTCCCAGAGCAACGGCCTGGAGCCCAAGGCCTCG CTCTACCAGCCGCTGCCCAAGAAGGATTTCGGGACGCTGAAGGGCAGCGGCTGGTCCTCGCGCTCGGCCGTGGACCTGACCCCGCACAAGCGGTTGGCAACCGTCAGCAACGGGGGCCTGGCCAAGGGCAGGGGCTACGGCACCGGCTATGCCGTGCCGCAGGCTGCCAACGCCTCGCCGCGGCCCAGCTCGTTCCACGAGCGCGCGTTCCGCCCGCGGCAGCCGCTGGACACTCTGTCCCTGCGCTCGCTGCGCCTGGCCGAcggccccctgcagccccccgccCTCGCCGACGACCGCTACAGCGTCATCTCCGAGCAGCTGGACTCCCTGGGGCACCGTTCCCTCTACAAGAGCCAAGGCAACGGCGGCTTCAGCCGCTCCTACACCTTCGAGAGGCAGCTGAGCGCCGGCTCCGCCGCCAAGGCCCCCTccgagtggctggagggcagcgaGGGGACCCAGAGCCGCACGATCCGCGCCCCGGCCATGCGCACGCTGCAGCGCTTCCAGAGCAACAACCGCTCGCGGCTCAGCACCGGCTCCTTCGGCAGCATCCAGGCGGCCTCGCAGGCGCCCATGGGCAGCTCCTACATGGGCATGGTGGAGCACAGCTCCCGCGCCCCCTCCGTGCGCAGCCTGGCCGAGTccagccaccacctccaggaCCAGCGTGCCATGGAGATGTACAACGGGCACAGCACGCTGCTCAGCCACCAGTCGGGGGG GTTTGATGACATCGACCTGCCCTCTGCAGTGAAATACCTGATAGCCAGCGACCCCAACCTGCAGGTCCTGGGTGCTGCCTACCTGCAGCACAAGTGCTACAGCGACAGCAACGCCAAGAAGCAG GCCCGGAGCCTGCAGGCCATGCCCAAGCTGGTGAAGCTGTTCAACAGCCCCAACCAGGAGGTGCAGCGCCATGCCACGGGCGCCATGCGCAACCTCATCTACGACAACGCCGAGAACAAGCTGGCGCTGGTGGAGGAGAATGGCATCTACGAGCTGATGCGGACGCTGCGGGAGCCGGACGACGAGCTGCGCAAGAACGTCACAG GGATCCTGTGGAACCTCTCCTCCAGTGACAACCTGAAGGATCGCCTGGCACGGGAcaccctggagcagctcacagaCCTGGTGCTGGTGCCCCTCTCCGGGCTGGGTGGCTCAGGGGTGATCCAGCAGAACCCTTCGGAGGCAGAGATCTTCTACAACTCCACAGGCTTCCTCAG GAatctcagctctgccagccagcagacACGGCAGAAGATGCGCGAGTGCCACGGGCTGGTGGACTCCATGATCCACTATGTGAACAGCTCCCTGGAAGTGGGCAAGTCAGAGGACAAG AGCGTGGAGAATGCAGTCTGCGTCCTGCGCAACCTCTCCTACCGCCTGTACGACGAGATGCCGCCCTCCTCCCTCCAGCGCCTGGAGGGCCACCGGAGGAACCAGAGTGGCACAGTGACAGGGGAGCTGGTGGGCTGCTTCAGCCCCCAGAGCAAGAAAGCACGAGAG CACTACCTGAATGCAGACATTGTCACCTTCACGGAGGTCTCCAAGGACCCCAAGGGCATGGAGTGGCTCTGGAACCCGCAGATCGTGGGCATCTACAACCGGCTGCTGCAGCGCTGCGAGCTCAACAAGCACACCACGGAGGCAGcctctggagccctgcagaACATCACCGCTGGAGACCGCAGG TGGGCGGGCGTGCTGAGCCGGCTGGCGCTGGAGCAGGAGCGCATCCTCAACCCCGTGCTGGACCGCGTCCGCACCGCCGACCACCACCAGCTGCGCTCCCTCACCGGCCTCATCCGCAACCTGTCCCGCCACGCCCGCAACAAGGACGAGATGT CAACCAAGGTGGTCAGCCACTTGGTGGAGAAGCTGCCAGGGAGCGTGGGGGACAAGGCACCGCCGGCTGATGTCGTCGTGAACATCATCGCAGTCCTCAACAACCTGGTGGTGGAGAGCCCCATGGCTGCCCGAGACATCGTCTACTTCGACGGCCTCAGGAAGCTCTTCTACATCAAGAAGAGAAGGGACAG CTCTGACCACGAGAAgtcctccagagcagcagccagcctcctgGGCAACATGTGGCAGTACACCAAGCTCCACCGGGACTTCAAGATG AAGGGCTACCGGAAGGAGGACTTCCTCGGCCTGTGA